In the genome of Marinomonas algicola, the window TAAAGAAATCACAACAGTTTGCATAGTCCACTAGCGTTAATCTTGCGGTTGTAATCGCTTCTTCGCTGAAATCCAATATGGCTACATTCATGTTAGCTTTTAGAAAGGCTTGCGCGATTTCCAGACCAATGCCACTTGCCGCTCCTGTGATCAGTACGGTTTTTTTCTTCATTTCAATTTCTCCAAACAGCGGGTGCTATATCTAGCCGTAAATCACTTCGGGTAACCAGAGCACAAGATCTGGAAAAACGAATACTAAGAGCACAGCGAATAGCTGCAATAAAATAAAAGGAATGACACCTTTATAAATATGCATGGTGGTCACACTTGGAGGCGCTACTCCTTTTAAATAAAACAATGAAAAGCCAACCGGAGGCGTTAAAAAAGAGGTTTGCAACGCTAAAGCGAAGAGGATGACAAACCAAACAAGGTCAAAGCCTAATGCGACGACTACGGGTCCAACAAGAGGTAATAAGATCAAGCTTATTTCTAACCAATCTAAGAAAAAGCCCGCGACAAAGGTGATCAGTAAAATAACAATGATAATGCCTGTTGGCGACAATGGGATTCCATGAAGCAACTCGCTAATGAATTCGTCCCCTCCTAACGTTCTGAGTACCACAGCAAAGGCGGTCGCACCAAGAAAAATCCCAAACACAAAGGCTGTTGTGATGGTGGTTTTGCGGCAGACTTCAGATAAGACTTTCAGATTAAAGCGTTTATTACCAATGGCTAAAAGAGTGGCTCCAAATGCGCCAACGCCAGCGGCTTCTGTTGGGGATACAATGCCCATGAAAATGGACCCTAATACCGCAAGTATTAAACCTAGAGGTGGTAGAACGGCGGTTAAGGTTGACCAAATTAATGCGCCTGTAATCGGCGGTAAATCTTTAGGAGGTTGGCATACCTTCGGATT includes:
- a CDS encoding TRAP transporter large permease subunit, with the protein product MLGSFILLIFTGFPVAWILAGLSIVFSVIGILSSEYLDWDTYYMTDWRIYGTIVQRIYAQMSNWVLVALPMFIFMGLMLERSGVAEKLMVNFVNLFGRFRGGLGVAVILIGILFAASTGIVGASVVLLAMLSMPVMLEQKYSPSFASGIVASSGTLGILIPPSIMLIIMADQLSLSVGNLFMGALMPGLLLGSLYIIYVILAAIFNPKVCQPPKDLPPITGALIWSTLTAVLPPLGLILAVLGSIFMGIVSPTEAAGVGAFGATLLAIGNKRFNLKVLSEVCRKTTITTAFVFGIFLGATAFAVVLRTLGGDEFISELLHGIPLSPTGIIIVILLITFVAGFFLDWLEISLILLPLVGPVVVALGFDLVWFVILFALALQTSFLTPPVGFSLFYLKGVAPPSVTTMHIYKGVIPFILLQLFAVLLVFVFPDLVLWLPEVIYG